In the genome of Pediococcus claussenii ATCC BAA-344, one region contains:
- a CDS encoding alpha/beta hydrolase: protein MMSKINRLVILIVSILAVALIVPSATWSHSTVRMLEARHNSKMSPVIWVPGSSANQDRYDPVFKQLNSGKDKHSVLKITVNTNNKVEYTGSIRPNDRQPFIVIAFQDNKDGYPTIKKQAKWFNTAFNELTKRYHFNNFSAVGHSNGGLVLSFFLEDYNNAAETRMTKLVTMGSPYNSYENSLSNKTVMLNDLIDGRSKIDKDLSVYSISGSETYSSDGIVPLQSVEAGKYVFQNQVKHYTQLTFTGSDTEHSDLPSNPQVLDIIRKNILNDKDRNMQQNSGQNVQHKNTPITNK from the coding sequence ATGATGTCAAAAATTAATCGATTAGTAATTTTGATAGTTTCAATTTTGGCTGTTGCGTTGATTGTCCCCTCTGCAACGTGGTCACACTCAACTGTTCGAATGTTGGAAGCTAGACATAATTCCAAAATGTCACCGGTTATTTGGGTCCCAGGTAGTAGTGCAAATCAAGATCGTTATGATCCTGTGTTTAAACAACTTAATAGTGGGAAAGATAAACATAGCGTTTTAAAGATAACTGTTAATACTAATAATAAAGTTGAATATACGGGTAGTATTCGTCCCAATGATCGACAACCTTTCATTGTAATTGCTTTTCAGGACAATAAAGATGGATATCCAACCATTAAGAAGCAAGCTAAGTGGTTTAATACTGCTTTTAATGAGCTTACAAAGCGGTATCATTTTAATAACTTTTCGGCTGTGGGTCATTCTAATGGTGGTTTAGTACTTTCATTTTTCCTTGAGGACTACAATAATGCGGCTGAAACTCGGATGACGAAGTTAGTAACAATGGGGTCTCCATATAATTCTTATGAAAACTCTTTGAGCAATAAAACAGTAATGCTGAATGATCTGATTGATGGGCGAAGTAAGATTGATAAGGATCTTTCTGTGTATTCAATTTCGGGATCGGAAACATATTCTAGTGACGGAATAGTACCTTTGCAAAGTGTTGAAGCTGGAAAATATGTTTTCCAAAATCAAGTCAAACATTATACCCAATTGACGTTTACTGGTTCGGATACAGAACATTCCGATTTACCAAGCAATCCACAAGTGCTAGACATTATTAGAAAGAATATCTTGAACGATAAAGATCGAAATATGCAACAAAACAGTGGTCAGAATGTACAACACAAAAATACACCAATCACAAATAAGTAG
- a CDS encoding PTS transporter subunit EIIC has product MKNMLTKYENMMVNRIVTLRKTKIYGAIQRTMVLLYPFVIFGAIVSMIRSTTFVKGGFFDSLFKTTSWIPHISGISFFLGALARMSVGFAAVIAAYGVARFLAEEFHRDEQLAGITAIIGFMTLNFYNVEDGIVGFETAGIGFSSLFFGILAGVITALIFKLVGRKKEPEIFHTAQILQRIFHSIWAIFITITLFGIVNMLFYLFMDKALSSSINTWIYSSFSNVHNFFGLLALISVSIFLQYIGVGSPLNPTQFAGSDTMANIDAALKSKSAWNVPYPVNGHSIIGIYTNIGGVGSTLALLIAVLLISRRRNTQMIAQQAILPGFFNFNQPVLVGIPLIFNLTYLLPFLLAPIINMSLAVAALNLHWIPAAVYPIPTATPGILASFIGTNGNINALIFSLILLTIDVLIYLPFVRAAERVADLLDEERGQKNDVKN; this is encoded by the coding sequence ATGAAAAACATGTTAACTAAGTATGAAAACATGATGGTTAACCGAATCGTTACGTTGCGGAAAACTAAAATATATGGTGCTATTCAACGTACAATGGTTTTACTGTACCCATTTGTAATTTTTGGTGCAATTGTGTCTATGATTCGGAGTACGACGTTTGTAAAGGGCGGTTTCTTCGACAGTCTATTTAAGACCACTTCATGGATACCACACATCAGTGGGATCAGCTTTTTCTTAGGCGCTTTGGCACGTATGTCAGTAGGCTTTGCGGCGGTGATTGCTGCATATGGTGTGGCCCGCTTTTTGGCAGAAGAATTTCATCGTGATGAACAATTAGCAGGAATAACTGCAATCATTGGGTTTATGACATTGAATTTTTATAACGTTGAAGATGGAATCGTAGGTTTTGAAACTGCTGGAATAGGTTTTTCTAGTTTGTTCTTTGGAATACTAGCTGGTGTTATTACAGCACTCATTTTTAAGTTAGTTGGTAGAAAAAAGGAGCCGGAGATTTTTCATACAGCTCAGATTTTACAGCGGATTTTTCATTCGATTTGGGCCATTTTTATTACAATTACCCTTTTTGGGATTGTAAACATGCTATTTTACTTATTTATGGATAAAGCTTTAAGTTCAAGTATCAATACTTGGATTTATAGTTCATTTTCCAATGTTCATAACTTTTTTGGATTATTAGCTTTAATATCTGTTAGCATTTTTCTTCAATACATTGGTGTTGGAAGCCCGTTGAATCCAACTCAATTTGCAGGGTCCGATACAATGGCTAATATTGATGCAGCTTTAAAAAGTAAATCAGCCTGGAATGTTCCATATCCTGTTAATGGGCATAGTATTATTGGAATTTATACGAATATTGGTGGTGTTGGATCAACTCTGGCTCTGTTGATTGCAGTTTTGTTGATTTCCAGGAGACGTAATACTCAAATGATTGCTCAACAAGCTATTTTGCCAGGGTTCTTTAATTTTAATCAGCCTGTCTTAGTTGGTATCCCGCTGATTTTTAACTTGACCTATCTGTTACCGTTTTTATTAGCACCAATTATAAATATGTCACTGGCCGTCGCTGCATTGAATTTACATTGGATACCGGCAGCAGTTTACCCGATTCCAACGGCAACTCCAGGAATATTAGCGAGCTTTATTGGAACCAACGGAAACATTAACGCATTGATATTTTCGCTAATTTTACTCACAATTGATGTGCTGATTTACCTGCCATTTGTTCGTGCTGCCGAGCGCGTGGCGGATCTTTTGGATGAGGAAAGGGGCCAGAAAAATGATGTCAAAAATTAA
- a CDS encoding ABC-F family ATP-binding cassette domain-containing protein has product MITVTDMSMQFSDRKLYDDVNLKFTPGNCYGIIGANGAGKSTFLKILEGKLQPTSGNVSISPNERMSSLNQDHYAFEEFTVMNTVIQGYKRLYEIIQEKDALYAKADFSEEDGMKAAELEAEFGEMDGWNAESEASQLLQELGIPESLHDSKMSELTEGQRIKVLLGQALFGKPDILILDEPTNGLDPQSIKWLEDFLAGFPNTVLVVSHDRHFLNAVCTMMCDVDFGKIELFVGNYDFWLESSQLAARLREQSNSKKEEQIKELQEFVARFSANASKSKQATSRKKQLEKITLDDIKPSSRKYPFIQFTPERELGNDLVRVDKVSKSIDGVKILDNITFVIRPGEKAAILSRNDLATTTLMQILAGELEPDEGEVTWGQTTSLSYIPRDINSYFTDENLNILEWLRQFAPKEESDNTFLRGFLGKMLFSGEDVLKSVTKLSGGEKVRCMISKTMLSKANVLLMDDPTNHLDLESITSLNDGLINFQSSIILTSHDHQFIQTIADHIIEVSDKGVVDRSETSYDEFLEHENVQNRIKDLYND; this is encoded by the coding sequence ATGATTACAGTTACAGATATGAGTATGCAATTTTCAGATCGTAAGCTTTATGATGATGTAAATTTGAAATTCACACCGGGAAATTGTTACGGAATTATTGGTGCTAACGGTGCTGGTAAATCAACATTTTTGAAAATACTTGAAGGTAAACTACAACCAACATCTGGAAATGTTAGTATTTCACCTAACGAACGAATGTCTAGTTTGAATCAGGACCACTATGCCTTTGAAGAGTTTACAGTTATGAACACCGTAATTCAGGGATATAAACGACTTTACGAAATTATCCAAGAGAAAGATGCTTTATATGCAAAGGCAGATTTTTCTGAAGAAGATGGTATGAAGGCCGCGGAGTTAGAAGCGGAATTTGGTGAAATGGACGGCTGGAATGCTGAATCCGAAGCTTCACAACTCTTGCAGGAATTAGGAATTCCAGAAAGCTTACATGACAGTAAGATGAGTGAGCTAACCGAAGGACAACGCATTAAAGTATTGCTTGGACAGGCTCTCTTTGGAAAACCTGATATTTTAATCCTCGATGAGCCGACAAACGGTCTTGACCCTCAGTCTATTAAATGGTTAGAAGATTTTTTGGCTGGCTTTCCAAATACTGTGCTTGTTGTATCTCATGATCGTCATTTCCTAAACGCCGTATGTACTATGATGTGTGATGTTGATTTCGGTAAGATCGAGTTGTTTGTTGGAAATTATGATTTTTGGTTGGAGTCGAGTCAATTGGCTGCTCGTTTGAGAGAACAATCAAATTCTAAAAAAGAGGAACAAATTAAAGAATTGCAAGAATTTGTTGCACGATTTAGTGCTAATGCCTCAAAATCTAAGCAGGCTACTTCACGTAAAAAGCAGCTGGAGAAAATTACGTTAGATGATATCAAACCGTCTTCGCGAAAATATCCGTTTATTCAGTTCACCCCAGAACGTGAACTGGGAAATGATTTAGTACGAGTAGATAAGGTCTCAAAATCAATTGATGGGGTTAAGATTTTGGATAATATAACGTTCGTAATTCGTCCAGGTGAAAAGGCGGCAATTTTAAGTCGCAACGATCTGGCTACGACTACGTTAATGCAAATTTTAGCGGGTGAACTAGAACCAGATGAAGGTGAAGTTACCTGGGGCCAAACCACGAGTTTAAGTTATATTCCGCGTGATATCAACAGTTACTTTACTGATGAGAACTTAAATATTTTAGAGTGGTTACGCCAATTTGCTCCAAAAGAGGAGAGTGATAACACTTTTCTTCGAGGCTTTTTGGGGAAGATGCTCTTTTCAGGAGAGGACGTTCTAAAATCGGTTACAAAACTTTCTGGTGGAGAAAAAGTACGCTGCATGATTTCAAAAACAATGTTAAGCAAGGCTAATGTGCTTTTAATGGATGACCCCACTAACCACTTAGATTTGGAATCAATTACTTCATTGAATGATGGACTGATTAACTTTCAGAGCTCAATTATTTTAACTTCTCATGACCATCAATTTATTCAAACAATTGCGGATCACATCATTGAGGTTTCAGATAAGGGTGTCGTTGATCGTTCAGAAACAAGTTATGACGAATTTCTTGAACATGAAAATGTTCAAAATAGAATCAAGGACTTGTACAACGATTAA
- a CDS encoding APC family permease, whose translation MDEQKVTLNRSLGLWSALSLVIGTIIGSGVFVQQAAVLDKTGSVSGALWAWLAGGVMTLTAGLTIAEIASQMPKTGGLYYYMDKMYGRIWGFLSGWMQIIVYGPAMIAALSAYLGILLVDFFGMDPVMKIPIAVGTVVLVAMLNFFSNRIGASFAIITTLCKLVPIAGIIIFGLFFGRQDALTASVSTIHASAGNFGVAILGTLFAYDGWILVANLGGEIKNPEKRLPQAIVFGILSVSIIYLLVSFAVFKSVSAEQVHRLGIGAIPYLANKSFGLIGGRILSIGIIISIVGCMNGKVMTFPRIMYAMARNKELPFSKQLGYLNQKTRTPVISIIVVVAIAIIMILFFNADRLSELCIFTVYCFYVMAFVGSFKLRRNGQKRPFSAPLFPLTPLIAIGSSLFVLGSEVMNDTEGVVVSLLIVACGVPVYMYQKRKPD comes from the coding sequence ATGGATGAACAAAAAGTGACTCTTAATCGTTCGTTAGGTTTATGGTCTGCACTTTCTCTAGTTATTGGAACAATTATTGGTTCTGGTGTTTTTGTACAACAAGCTGCGGTGTTAGATAAAACCGGTTCAGTTAGCGGTGCCCTCTGGGCATGGCTTGCCGGTGGGGTGATGACATTAACCGCGGGATTAACAATTGCAGAGATTGCTTCCCAAATGCCTAAGACAGGTGGTCTGTATTATTACATGGATAAAATGTACGGCCGTATCTGGGGATTTCTTTCAGGCTGGATGCAGATAATTGTGTATGGGCCCGCAATGATTGCTGCTCTTAGCGCATATCTTGGAATTTTATTGGTTGACTTCTTTGGTATGGATCCGGTTATGAAAATTCCAATTGCAGTTGGAACAGTTGTCTTAGTAGCAATGTTGAACTTTTTTTCAAATCGAATTGGCGCTTCTTTTGCGATTATAACAACACTTTGTAAATTAGTGCCTATAGCAGGAATAATAATTTTTGGACTTTTCTTTGGAAGGCAAGACGCATTAACAGCAAGCGTTTCAACAATTCATGCCAGTGCAGGTAACTTTGGAGTTGCTATTTTAGGAACATTATTTGCCTATGATGGCTGGATCTTAGTTGCTAATTTGGGTGGTGAAATTAAGAATCCTGAAAAAAGGTTACCACAAGCAATCGTTTTTGGGATTTTAAGTGTTTCAATAATATACCTGTTGGTTAGTTTTGCAGTATTTAAAAGTGTCAGTGCGGAACAGGTGCATCGTTTAGGAATTGGGGCGATCCCGTATCTTGCAAATAAGAGTTTTGGATTGATTGGGGGACGAATTTTAAGTATCGGAATTATTATTTCGATTGTAGGATGTATGAATGGAAAGGTAATGACATTCCCACGAATTATGTATGCAATGGCACGCAATAAGGAATTGCCTTTTTCAAAACAGCTTGGTTATTTGAATCAAAAAACTCGTACACCAGTTATTTCCATTATCGTTGTGGTAGCGATCGCGATTATAATGATTTTATTTTTTAATGCGGATAGGCTATCAGAACTCTGTATTTTTACCGTTTACTGCTTCTATGTTATGGCTTTTGTTGGTAGTTTCAAACTGCGGAGAAATGGTCAAAAGCGTCCCTTTAGCGCACCGTTATTTCCGTTGACGCCACTGATTGCTATTGGTAGCTCATTATTTGTGTTGGGTAGTGAAGTAATGAACGACACTGAAGGCGTGGTGGTATCCTTGTTGATTGTCGCGTGTGGTGTGCCTGTATATATGTACCAAAAACGTAAACCTGATTAA
- a CDS encoding ATP-binding cassette domain-containing protein encodes MSLLEVRDVYKSYFLGSQEFKVLKGINLKFDRGEFVSILGESGGGKSTLMNIIGGLDHQYDGDVVYDGQSLHTAKEKVLDGYRRENIGFVFQSFNLISHLNILDNVMVSLEMTKLSHNKRVERAKELLERVGLKEHMRKHPNQLSGGQKQRVAIARALAGDPDIIIADEPTGALDSQNTKEVLEILESIAKDGKLVIAVTHSQEVADFGTRVVHLDDGVIHGESRLKDPYPVENTQRTTQAKHLTYYASLRMALKHMGYNFKRNLLIIFGASIGIFSVILMLGLGNGVRGYINDQISSQINPTAVQVALNVSDNQAQSGNYGHLKQSDYDKMSKIKNVDSVEKGYYIPGAKITSGSKSVTQQYFQTWNKTERTNDIKYGRKPHAGEIVLDKATAKKIDKNYKEMVGRQVTLYITTINNKKEPIQIQKNFRVSGVITSGSTAADFNSIKEMLSSKKLNTDPTFLTVNVNKTENVKAVQNKIKSYEHKVKGKEQKVYQITGVGAILDTLNTYIMLAFYVLTAIAGISLLVSAIMIIVVLYISVSERTKEIGILRAIGARRKDIRHLFVSEAFFIGLFSSILGAGLALLVQLGINHITNDKISYAIVGITSNYLIFGIVISILISLIAALTPARKASKLDPVEALSAD; translated from the coding sequence ATGAGTTTATTAGAAGTACGCGACGTATATAAGTCATACTTTCTTGGTTCTCAAGAATTTAAAGTTCTAAAAGGCATTAATTTAAAATTCGATCGAGGTGAATTTGTCTCGATTTTAGGAGAATCCGGTGGTGGTAAGTCAACTTTAATGAACATCATTGGAGGACTGGACCATCAGTATGATGGGGATGTTGTTTATGATGGGCAATCATTACACACTGCTAAGGAAAAGGTTTTGGATGGCTACCGAAGAGAGAATATTGGGTTTGTTTTCCAAAGCTTCAACTTGATTAGCCATTTAAATATCTTGGATAACGTAATGGTTTCTCTTGAAATGACGAAGTTATCACACAACAAGCGGGTTGAACGTGCTAAGGAATTATTGGAACGAGTTGGTTTGAAGGAACACATGCGTAAGCATCCTAACCAACTTTCTGGTGGTCAAAAGCAACGTGTTGCAATTGCTCGTGCGCTGGCAGGCGATCCAGATATTATTATTGCTGATGAACCAACTGGTGCTTTAGATAGTCAAAATACTAAAGAAGTTTTGGAAATTCTAGAATCGATTGCTAAAGATGGCAAGTTAGTTATTGCAGTTACTCACTCCCAAGAGGTTGCAGATTTTGGAACACGGGTCGTTCATCTGGATGATGGTGTGATTCATGGAGAAAGCAGGCTAAAAGATCCATATCCTGTTGAGAACACACAACGAACTACACAAGCTAAACATTTAACGTACTATGCTTCATTGCGAATGGCATTGAAACACATGGGATATAATTTCAAGCGGAATCTCTTAATTATTTTTGGAGCGTCGATTGGTATTTTCTCGGTTATTTTGATGTTGGGGCTTGGAAACGGTGTTCGGGGTTACATTAATGATCAAATTTCCTCGCAAATTAATCCGACGGCAGTTCAAGTTGCTTTGAATGTTAGTGATAATCAGGCTCAAAGCGGTAATTATGGGCATTTGAAACAATCTGATTATGACAAGATGAGTAAGATCAAGAATGTTGATTCGGTTGAAAAGGGATATTATATTCCCGGTGCAAAGATAACTAGTGGATCTAAAAGCGTTACGCAACAGTATTTTCAAACGTGGAATAAAACTGAACGCACGAATGACATTAAATATGGCCGTAAACCTCATGCAGGTGAAATTGTATTAGATAAGGCAACTGCTAAAAAGATTGATAAGAACTATAAAGAGATGGTTGGGCGACAAGTAACCTTGTATATTACAACCATTAATAATAAAAAGGAACCTATCCAAATTCAAAAGAATTTCCGGGTTTCTGGTGTAATTACATCTGGTAGTACGGCGGCCGATTTTAATTCAATAAAGGAAATGTTGTCTTCTAAGAAGTTAAACACTGACCCAACCTTCTTGACAGTTAATGTTAATAAAACCGAAAATGTTAAGGCGGTTCAAAACAAAATTAAGAGTTATGAGCACAAAGTTAAGGGTAAAGAACAAAAAGTTTACCAAATCACTGGTGTTGGGGCAATTCTTGATACTTTGAATACCTATATCATGTTGGCATTCTACGTTCTTACAGCAATTGCCGGAATTTCACTGTTGGTTTCAGCAATCATGATTATTGTAGTGCTGTATATCAGTGTTTCAGAACGTACGAAAGAAATTGGAATCTTGCGAGCAATTGGTGCTCGTCGCAAAGATATTCGACACTTATTTGTTTCAGAAGCATTCTTTATAGGTCTCTTCTCAAGTATACTTGGAGCGGGATTAGCCTTGTTAGTACAACTTGGAATTAATCATATTACAAATGATAAGATTAGCTATGCAATTGTGGGAATCACTTCAAACTATCTTATCTTTGGTATTGTAATAAGTATTTTGATTAGCTTGATTGCGGCATTAACGCCCGCAAGAAAAGCTTCCAAACTGGATCCCGTTGAAGCACTATCAGCAGACTAA
- a CDS encoding HAD-IC family P-type ATPase, which yields MTKSTSDDYGAHPRNDKFYTIGKQEIIQNFETNAADGLTVKEAKKRLEINGPNALIQKKQSNLMRFLSQFNNSITYILILAAIATFALHEYSDSIVIGMVVIINAFIGYFQEVKASNAIEQIKAMLQIEATVIRSGQRTDITAEELVTGDLVFLEAGDNIPADLRIIDADNLRIQESILTGEADSVLKSEDALIGKVPLGDQSNMAFASTSVTNGSGLGIVVATGQDTELGQISSSVEEVESKTTPLMREINGLGKYISYGIIVVALLVGIFGFLTHIYSIPVLVIAIITMIVGSLPEGLPASTSVVLAMGVNKMTKENAIIKRLPSAETLGAVNVIATDKTGTLTKNEMTIEEIVTKNGTYQVSGTGYSPIGEISKHGQIIDIADDADLQRLIIAGHEANDTILTQEDDQWIINGEPTDGAFLTLAQKVFHQQVPVWSEIDKIPFDSDYRYIAELGEDDQKQRMIWLKGSPDKVFEMVGENTDFDRDFWMAKVSKFARQGRRVVALAYKYAPDKETITHQDLEYGMQFLGIAGLIDPPREETITALKEMREAGIKVKMITGDHPETATAIAEKLGLDDKIKAITGAEIDEMSDEELKNVIQDYNVFARTTPANKLRIVKAYQENGLITAMTGDGVNDAPALKRADIGIAMGIKGTDVAKESADMVLADDNFATLTKAIKEGRRVYDNIKKTIRFLLPTSFAEGLIVLLSIVAQQDLPLVPTQLLWINMVSAITIQFAFLFEPAEEGIMKRPPRQNGRAFLSRSDVWQIVYVSVLIAGLGLVGFDWLSGQGVSERIASTVTVNVIVFGKIFYLFNIRTPKPALSKDVLRNWHAFWIVGLLILLQLGLTYLPFMQGIFSTAGMTWYLWWLPMIAGVIILVVTEIDKFFHPGHFKQIQSYQE from the coding sequence ATGACAAAATCCACATCTGATGACTATGGAGCGCACCCGCGCAACGATAAATTTTATACAATAGGAAAACAGGAAATAATTCAAAACTTTGAAACAAACGCTGCTGATGGACTAACCGTAAAAGAAGCTAAGAAACGCCTTGAGATAAACGGTCCTAATGCCTTGATTCAAAAGAAACAAAGCAATTTAATGCGCTTTTTAAGCCAATTCAATAACAGTATTACGTATATTTTGATTTTGGCCGCAATTGCAACTTTTGCTTTACATGAATATTCAGATTCTATTGTAATCGGAATGGTGGTAATCATTAATGCCTTCATTGGGTATTTTCAAGAGGTTAAGGCATCTAATGCAATTGAACAAATTAAGGCGATGCTTCAAATTGAGGCAACGGTCATTCGTAGTGGGCAACGAACGGATATTACAGCAGAAGAATTAGTTACTGGTGATTTGGTATTTTTAGAGGCTGGTGATAATATTCCAGCAGATTTAAGGATCATTGACGCTGATAACCTGCGTATTCAAGAGTCTATTTTAACTGGTGAAGCTGACTCGGTTTTAAAAAGTGAAGATGCACTGATAGGTAAGGTTCCACTGGGTGATCAAAGCAATATGGCTTTTGCATCCACGTCCGTTACAAATGGTAGTGGACTAGGTATTGTTGTAGCAACTGGTCAAGATACAGAGTTGGGCCAAATTAGTAGCAGCGTGGAGGAAGTTGAGTCCAAGACTACCCCGTTAATGAGAGAAATTAACGGACTTGGAAAATATATTTCATATGGAATTATTGTAGTTGCATTACTCGTTGGAATTTTCGGTTTTTTAACGCATATTTACTCAATTCCAGTCTTAGTAATCGCTATTATTACCATGATCGTGGGGTCGTTGCCAGAGGGATTACCAGCAAGTACCTCTGTTGTTCTTGCTATGGGCGTTAATAAAATGACCAAAGAAAACGCGATTATTAAACGACTGCCATCTGCTGAAACGCTTGGGGCAGTAAATGTTATTGCAACTGATAAAACGGGAACGCTAACTAAAAATGAAATGACCATTGAAGAAATTGTAACTAAGAACGGAACGTATCAGGTTTCAGGTACCGGATATAGTCCAATTGGTGAGATTTCAAAGCATGGTCAAATAATTGATATTGCAGATGATGCTGATTTGCAACGTCTGATAATAGCCGGTCATGAAGCTAATGATACAATTCTGACTCAGGAAGACGATCAATGGATTATCAATGGTGAGCCAACTGATGGAGCATTTTTGACCTTGGCACAAAAGGTATTTCATCAACAGGTTCCGGTTTGGAGTGAAATAGATAAGATTCCCTTTGATTCGGACTATCGTTATATTGCGGAGCTAGGGGAAGATGATCAAAAGCAGAGAATGATTTGGTTAAAAGGTTCCCCCGATAAAGTTTTTGAAATGGTGGGCGAAAATACCGATTTTGACCGTGATTTTTGGATGGCAAAAGTTTCTAAATTCGCTCGTCAAGGGCGTCGGGTTGTTGCTTTAGCATATAAGTATGCGCCAGATAAAGAGACTATTACTCATCAGGATTTAGAATATGGAATGCAGTTCTTGGGAATTGCGGGATTAATTGATCCACCGCGTGAAGAGACGATTACTGCATTGAAAGAAATGCGTGAAGCTGGTATTAAAGTCAAAATGATTACCGGAGATCACCCAGAAACAGCCACTGCAATAGCTGAAAAGTTAGGATTGGATGACAAGATCAAAGCTATTACAGGTGCCGAAATCGACGAAATGTCAGACGAAGAATTAAAAAATGTTATTCAGGACTATAATGTTTTCGCTAGAACAACTCCAGCAAATAAGTTACGGATTGTGAAAGCGTATCAGGAAAATGGCCTAATAACAGCAATGACGGGTGATGGGGTAAATGATGCACCGGCTTTAAAGCGAGCTGATATTGGAATTGCTATGGGAATAAAGGGAACCGATGTAGCGAAGGAATCAGCAGATATGGTGCTTGCAGATGATAACTTTGCAACTTTAACTAAAGCTATTAAAGAGGGACGACGAGTCTACGATAATATTAAGAAAACGATTCGATTCTTATTACCAACCAGTTTTGCTGAAGGTCTGATTGTATTACTTTCCATTGTAGCTCAACAGGATTTACCGTTGGTTCCAACGCAATTGTTGTGGATTAATATGGTATCTGCGATAACAATTCAATTTGCATTTTTATTTGAACCGGCAGAAGAAGGCATCATGAAACGACCACCGCGTCAAAATGGGCGAGCATTTTTAAGCCGTTCAGATGTATGGCAAATTGTATATGTCTCTGTTTTAATTGCAGGTCTTGGATTAGTTGGATTTGACTGGTTAAGTGGACAAGGAGTTTCTGAACGGATTGCAAGTACCGTTACTGTTAATGTAATCGTATTCGGTAAAATCTTTTATCTATTCAATATTAGAACGCCAAAACCAGCATTATCTAAAGATGTTTTGCGTAACTGGCACGCTTTTTGGATAGTAGGATTACTAATACTGTTACAGCTAGGGTTAACGTATTTGCCGTTTATGCAGGGAATATTTAGTACAGCAGGTATGACTTGGTATCTATGGTGGCTACCTATGATTGCTGGAGTTATTATTTTGGTAGTGACTGAAATTGATAAGTTTTTTCATCCAGGACATTTTAAACAGATTCAATCTTATCAAGAATAA
- a CDS encoding oxidoreductase — MTNKVILITGASSGIGHDTAKALAEQGHIVYGAARRIEKMDDLKPLGVHPVKLDVTDPNNTKSVVNQILANEGHIDVLVNNAGYGSYGAVEDVPLDEARHQIEVNLLGVADMIKLVTPSMRERHSGTIINISSMAGKVWTPFGAWYHATKFAIEGFSNALRLELEPMGINVVIIEPGAIRTPWGTIAADNLEKVSGNGAYAKAAHKTAKNMRKMYQSSKMISDPSVITKTIVRAINATRPRTHYLIGFGAKPAVLASRIVSNRTFDKIIKRFM, encoded by the coding sequence ATGACAAATAAAGTAATCTTAATTACTGGTGCATCATCCGGAATTGGTCATGACACTGCTAAAGCATTGGCCGAACAAGGTCACATTGTTTATGGTGCAGCTCGCCGCATCGAAAAAATGGACGACTTAAAACCATTAGGTGTTCATCCGGTAAAGTTAGATGTAACAGATCCAAATAACACCAAATCAGTTGTTAATCAAATTCTAGCAAACGAAGGACATATCGATGTATTAGTTAATAACGCCGGATATGGGTCATATGGTGCAGTAGAGGATGTGCCCCTTGATGAAGCACGCCACCAAATAGAGGTTAACCTTTTGGGCGTTGCTGATATGATTAAGTTAGTTACACCAAGTATGCGTGAACGGCATTCTGGAACAATCATTAATATTTCTTCAATGGCCGGTAAAGTTTGGACTCCCTTTGGCGCTTGGTACCATGCAACTAAATTTGCAATCGAAGGTTTTTCAAATGCGCTTCGACTCGAACTTGAACCAATGGGAATTAATGTCGTTATAATTGAACCTGGTGCAATTCGTACTCCCTGGGGTACTATTGCTGCTGACAATCTCGAAAAAGTTTCTGGAAACGGTGCTTATGCAAAAGCCGCACATAAAACTGCCAAGAACATGCGAAAAATGTACCAATCATCCAAAATGATATCGGATCCATCAGTAATTACCAAAACTATTGTTCGTGCAATTAACGCAACACGCCCCCGAACACACTATTTGATTGGCTTTGGCGCTAAACCAGCGGTTCTTGCAAGTCGAATTGTTAGCAATCGAACTTTCGATAAAATTATTAAACGTTTTATGTAG